A DNA window from Gigantopelta aegis isolate Gae_Host chromosome 4, Gae_host_genome, whole genome shotgun sequence contains the following coding sequences:
- the LOC121372329 gene encoding mammalian ependymin-related protein 1-like, translating into MFLLAVLVTVVIVGAQEPHPCESPKQFEGRQATFDHQRKSQIFARFAYDDIEKRFREIEIEQFGKQHAFYDTLYLHNVGLEYKLDLRTRKCNVTAITSPFRPFAIPPDAKFKGAVVYGAAGIPNQHVNLNRFEGEMGELQFEMFHTSPNCIPVQVSFFKNSTRVVKHRQFYDVSVGISDPEAFIPPKDCIK; encoded by the exons ATGTTTTTGCTCGCGGTCTTGGTTACCGTGGTGATAGTGGGGGCCCAAGAACCTCACCCGTGCG AAAGTCCCAAGCAATTTGAAGGGAGACAAGCAACT tttgacCACCAAAGAAAAAGTCAGATCTTCGCTCGTTTTGCCTACGATGACATCGAGAAGCGATTTCGTGAGATTGAAATAGAGCAGTTTGGTAAACAACACGCCTTCTACGACACACTGTACCTACATAATGTG GGTTTAGAATACAAACTTGATCTTCGTACAAGGAAATGCAATGTGACAGCCATTACGTCGCCATTCCGTCCTTTCGCTATCCCGCCTGATGCAAAGTTCAAGGGTGCTGTTGTGTATGGAGCAGCCGGGATACCCAATCAACACGTCAACCTCAACAGATTTGAAGGAGAAATGGGAGAAC TCCAGTTCGAAATGTTCCACACTTCTCCGAACTGCATTCCCGTTCAAGTATCTTTCTTCAAAAACAGCACACGGGTTGTAAAACATAGGCA GTTTTACGACGTCTCCGTGGGAATCTCCGACCCAGAAGCCTTTATTCCACCAAAGGACTGCATCAAATAG